One genomic segment of Mus pahari chromosome 4, PAHARI_EIJ_v1.1, whole genome shotgun sequence includes these proteins:
- the Rpe65 gene encoding retinoid isomerohydrolase, which produces MSIQIEHPAGGYKKLFETVEELSSPLTAHVTGRIPLWLTGSLLRCGPGLFEVGSEPFYHLFDGQALLHKFDFKEGHVTYHRRFIRTDAYVRAMTEKRIVITEFGTCAFPDPCKNIFSRFFSYFRGVEVTDNALVNIYPVGEDYYACTETNFITKINPETLETIKQVDLCNYISVNGATAHPHIESDGTVYNIGNCFGKNFTVAYNIIKIPPLKADKEDPINKSEVVVQFPCSDRFKPSYVHSFGLTPNYIVFVETPVKINLFKFLSSWSLWGANYMDCFESNESMGVWLHVADKKRKKYFNNKYRTSPFNLFHHINTYEDNGFLIVDLCCWKGFEFVYNYLYLANLRENWEEVKRNAMKAPQPEVRRYVLPLTIDKVDTGRNLVTLPHTTATAILCSDETIWLEPEVLFSGPRQAFEFPQINYQKFGGKPYTYAYGLGLNHFVPDKLCKLNVKTKEIWMWQEPDSYPSEPIFVSQPDALEEDDGVVLSVVVSPGAGQKPAYLLVLNAKDLSEIARAEVETNIPVTFHGLFKRS; this is translated from the exons ATGTCTATCCA AATTGAACACCCTGCTGGTGGCTACAAGAAACTATTTGAAACTGTGGAGGAACTGTCCTCACCACTAACAGCTCATGTCACAG GCAGGATTCCCCTCTGGCTAACTGGCAGTCTCCTCCGATGTGGGCCAGGGCTCTTTGAAGTTGGATCTGAGCCTTTCTATCACCTATTTGATGGACAAGCCCTTTTACACAAGTTTGACTTTAAGGAGGGCCATGTCACATACCACAGAAG ATTCATCCGCACTGATGCTTATGTTCGAGCAATGACTGAGAAGAGGATTGTCATAACAGAATTTGGCACCTGTGCTTTCCCAGACCCCTGCAAGAATATATTTTCCAG gtttttttcttactttcGAGGAGTAGAGGTTACTGACAATGCCCTTGTAAATATCTACCCAGTGGGAGAAGATTACTATGCATGTACAGAGACCAACTTTATCACAAAGATTAACCCAGAGACCTTGGAAACAATTAAGCAG GTTGATCTTTGCAACTATATTTCAGTCAATGGTGCCACTGCTCATCCACATATTGAAAGTGATGGAACAGTTTACAACATTGGCAATTGCTTTGGGAAAAATTTTACAGTTGCCTACAACATTATTAAGATCCCTCCACTGAAAGCAG ACAAGGAAGATCCAATAAACAAGTCAGAAGTTGTTGTGCAGTTCCCTTGCAGTGATCGATTCAAGCCATCTTATGTACACAG TTTTGGTCTGACTCCCAACTATATCGTTTTTGTGGAGACTCCAGTCAAAATTAACcttttcaagtttctttcttcGTGGAGTCTTTGGGGAGCCAACTACATGGACTGTTTCGAATCCAATGAAAGCATGGGG GTTTGGCTTCATGTTgctgataaaaaaagaaaaaaatatttcaataacaAATATAGGACTTCCCCTTTCAATCTCTTCCATCATATCAATACCTATGAAGACAATGGATTTCTGATTGTGGATCTCTGTTGCTGGAAAGG GtttgaatttgtttataattACTTATATTTAGCCAATTTACGTGAGAATTgggaagaagtaaaaagaaatgcTATGAAGGCTCCTCAGCCTGAAGTCAGGAGATATGTACTTCCTTTGACAATTGACAAG GTTGACACAGGCAGAAATTTAGTCACACTCCCCCATACAACTGCCACAGCCATTCTGTGCAGTGATGAGACCATATGGCTGGAACCTGAGGTTCTCTTTTCAGGGCCTCGTCAAG CCTTTGAATTTCCTCAAATCAATTACCAGAAATTTGGGGGGAAACCTTATACTTATGCATACGGACTTGGGTTGAATCACTTTGTTCCAGACAAG CTCTGTAAGCTGAACGTCAAAACTAAAGAAATCTGGATGTGGCAAGAGCCAGATTCTTACCCATCTGAACCCATCTTTGTTTCTCAACCAGATGCTCTGGAAGAAGATGATG GTGTGGTTCTGAGTGTGGTGGTAAGCCCTGGGGCAGGACAAAAGCCTGCATATCTCCTGGTTCTGAATGCCAAAGACTTGAGTGAAATTGCCAGGGCTGAAGTGGAGACTAATATCCCTGTGACCTTCCATGGACTGTTCAAAAGATCATGA